The following DNA comes from Pomacea canaliculata isolate SZHN2017 linkage group LG10, ASM307304v1, whole genome shotgun sequence.
TCTGGTTTGCAGCACTGCTTGGTATCTGGCTTGAACAAACTccttttctgaaatatttttgcattgtttgCTGCTAAATGGTAGCATTGAAATTCATTTCTGATTTAACTCTTCCACATCAGTTTTGTGGATATTGGACTTTTTGATTTGCAGACagtgaagggttttttttttctttttcaaaccgTTATTTTTCTGATAGTGTTACTACAGACACTGGATCTCTGCAGGGCTGCTGTCTATTACCCTTGTTGTAGATCATATATGCAGACAGCTGCAGAGGTACTGAGGAGAATACTTGTTAAATTCTAAGATGTTGCAGGGGCATAAGAAAGATCATGGGAAGGCATTAgaaaattttgtacattttttctttcagttggAGCCACAGACATCTtagaacagaaaaaacaaacattaataagAAGTTCCGGAGCAGTATGCACCAGTCAAATGTAGCCTacgaatattttttctgataaattcAGTGCGGATTGGACAAGTGGTAGGATTTAACTGGGGTCagactcaacaacaaaaacaaagccagCTTTGCCCACCACACTGCATAGTTTATGATCGTATGCTAGTGTTGTAGAATGAACTCGTcgtcataataataataaatgtaaaatgtgtaGAGCGCATACTTGCACtcctaagaagcatgctcttcgcgcttaagaacaagaatgaaccatggacaacatacgagggacatgacagcaaataacatatgagctataaaagaataaccgtattaaacaaaaaataaaataaaatacagaaaatacaacgaagaaccaaataacaagagctgtGAGTAACATGAgttacaaattcattcaccGTCATTGAAAtcatctctctcctccctctctcacgTGATGGAGGAAACTGGGATACCCAGTAAAGCACATGCCACATTCAGAGAGATGCATGAGAGTCGGAGCCGAGATATGAACCTTCAGCATCCTAATCTCCCTGTCGTGGTGAGGAGCTTTAACCACTGCGCTTTCAATCTTGAGATTGTTTTGTGTAAATACCTGAGGGAGAAAGTAGCAGACCTGCAACTCACAGCaacggataaaaaaaaaaagtctgcagcTACACACTTTTTCACTCATACGCGCAGGTTCTCTTTAAAACACTTTCTTCAGCTGCAATGTAAGCCCGATCTATATTCTAAGCAAAGCAGGTAAACATTCGTGAGTCATATTGAACCATGATTCGACGTTCCCAAAGTTAATTGGTGTCTCCTCGTCCATGTCATGTCCGTCCCGACAACCAGGTGGGCACATCTTGACTGTATAACACCACCATAGCACCGTCGCTACCGCATCATGCTGCGCCAGTGAATCAGATCATGGAAGTTTGTGGTCAGATTAATCCCgcacaaagaaataattcaaCTTCTTCAATCCCACACCGAGAAATAACTAAACTTTCTATCATTATTCAACGAATCTGCTGTGCTGTTTCCAAATATGTCTTCTGGGGATGGGTTGTATCCAAACAACTCAAAGTCACGCCAATACAGCTGGCGAAGCTggtctttgtcgtctgctgacacAGACTGAAAGGCTTCCACCAGAGCCTCCCGCTTGTTGCCCTTCGCCCCACCCTGCTCTCTCGACTTGAGCACGGCCTTCCTCCCCTCCCGAATCAAGTCTGCGGCGGTGATGCTCCGCAGCTGCTCAGCAGTGAACGGGAAGTCAAATGTCTTATGAACGAGCCCCCGGATCTGCAGCTTTTTCCAGTACCTCCGTAACGCTTCCTCCAACTCCATGCAGTGCCCGTATCTTTTCCGGTCCCCGAAGTACCAGCGGGCCTGGTCCTCCATCGTAAACATCCCGTAGTCTTGATTATAGTCTACAGGGGATCGAATGGCTTTGAGCAGAAACTTGGTGTCTTCCTCCATTGTCTCCAGATGACCAATGTAGTTGTAAGGAAACCTGCAGATGTGGCAGTGGGAATGTTGTGGCAGGAAGTGACCATCTCTGTGATCACCCGACCTCTCGGCGTCGATGACATACTTGATGTATTCAGCGAAAGTGACATCATGGCCACACGCCTTACTCCTAACGGTGGCGTTTGGCCGGAATTTGCGAATGATATGTTTTCCAAAGTTTCTCCAAAATTCGATGTTTGGCGAGAATAGCTTGTCCACATACGCTGACACGTGCCGCCCGTAAGGTTCCCGGACAAATATAAACCTGATGTCAGCATCTAAATTGGAAAAAAGGCTCACCAGGTCCAACGGATATACCATGAAATAGCCTACTGTGTTGACCTGCACGCCCTTGCGCTGAATCTCGTCGAAGATGCCCCTCCATGTGATGCTAGCTGTCTTTTCAATGGGACAATACAGCGCAGTTCCGTTGATGGTTAAATAATCTCCCCTGTCAAACGTTGGTTGTCCTTTCTTTTGTAGGACGTGATTCGCACAGCCATCATCCATGATGAGCTTCCTTTCCAAAAACCTTTCTTGTATCATCTTTGTGTCAAAACTctgaaatgaaacattttaactcGCCATATTAATTCTACTTCTATCACGTTACTATAAAAActggtcaacaacaaaaacaacagcaccaacaacaaaagTCCTTCAAAATGAATCATTTTATATATAGATGTCTGCAAAACTGTAAAAACTATACATGACCAGTTCACCCTTCCCCTACACTCCAAATATAGCTTGGTTATCGTAAAATAGCCAATAATTCCAGGAGATAATAAGATGATTAAGactaataaagatttttaagaCAGAAAGCTGCTGAGGTCTACCGTGAGGATTAGGGTTACCATGAGGGTGTCCTTTGCTTTACACTTCACAGTGATCCGAAGAGATAAACAATTCTCG
Coding sequences within:
- the LOC112574027 gene encoding carbohydrate sulfotransferase 10-like yields the protein MCKLPLKVVLHSRKSFLCFVAGFLALILTLIQIKAGLGVTFFRGCIVISCSAKSPKDEKPETKSFDTKMIQERFLERKLIMDDGCANHVLQKKGQPTFDRGDYLTINGTALYCPIEKTASITWRGIFDEIQRKGVQVNTVGYFMVYPLDLVSLFSNLDADIRFIFVREPYGRHVSAYVDKLFSPNIEFWRNFGKHIIRKFRPNATVRSKACGHDVTFAEYIKYVIDAERSGDHRDGHFLPQHSHCHICRFPYNYIGHLETMEEDTKFLLKAIRSPVDYNQDYGMFTMEDQARWYFGDRKRYGHCMELEEALRRYWKKLQIRGLVHKTFDFPFTAEQLRSITAADLIREGRKAVLKSREQGGAKGNKREALVEAFQSVSADDKDQLRQLYWRDFELFGYNPSPEDIFGNSTADSLNNDRKFSYFSVWD